In Mastigocladopsis repens PCC 10914, a single window of DNA contains:
- a CDS encoding ABC transporter permease produces MPNYTNAPQTELVLEAGRTERQYWSDLWRYRELFYFLAWRDILVRYKQTVIGLAWALIRPFLTMVVFTVVFGNFAKLPSEGPYPIMVFAAMLPWQFFANALSECSNSLITNANLVSKVYFPRLIVPASAVIVSFVDFMVSGMILLGLMAWYNFVPSWRILALPLFILIAFAASMGAGLWLAALNVQYRDFRYIVPFIVQFGLYISPVGFSSSIVPEQWRLVYSLNPIVGVIDGFRWAILGGESRLYIPGFALSLALVGVLFASGIWYFRKMERTFADVI; encoded by the coding sequence ATGCCTAACTACACAAATGCACCACAGACAGAATTAGTGCTTGAAGCTGGACGAACAGAGAGACAGTATTGGTCAGACTTATGGCGCTACCGCGAGCTATTCTATTTCCTTGCGTGGCGTGACATTTTAGTACGCTACAAACAAACAGTCATCGGTCTTGCCTGGGCTTTGATTCGTCCTTTTCTGACGATGGTGGTGTTCACTGTAGTCTTCGGCAACTTTGCTAAATTGCCTTCAGAAGGACCTTATCCAATTATGGTGTTTGCAGCAATGCTACCTTGGCAGTTCTTTGCCAATGCCTTATCAGAATGTAGTAATAGCTTAATTACTAATGCAAATCTTGTCTCTAAGGTATATTTTCCCCGCCTGATTGTACCTGCCAGTGCTGTCATTGTCAGCTTCGTGGATTTTATGGTTTCAGGAATGATTTTGCTGGGCTTAATGGCGTGGTATAACTTTGTACCCAGTTGGCGAATTTTAGCGCTGCCTCTGTTCATTTTGATTGCGTTTGCAGCATCAATGGGAGCGGGGTTGTGGCTGGCAGCCCTGAATGTGCAATACCGAGATTTCCGTTACATCGTGCCGTTTATAGTGCAGTTTGGTTTGTATATCTCCCCAGTTGGGTTTAGTAGCAGTATTGTGCCAGAGCAATGGCGATTGGTTTATTCGTTGAATCCAATAGTGGGAGTGATTGATGGGTTTCGCTGGGCAATCTTAGGAGGTGAATCGAGGCTGTATATTCCAGGCTTCGCGCTTTCCCTAGCTTTGGTTGGGGTGCTGTTTGCCAGTGGAATCTGGTACTTCCGTAAAATGGAGCGTACCTTTGCAGATGTGATTTAA
- a CDS encoding glycosyltransferase family 4 protein has product MQYSEPVKQLVQSHYEDLQLGNYKFFRIEPLIKLSVITQFFPPDYAATGQLIDELVRHLEQQGVDIEVFTGQPSYAFHNSCAPAVEQSSGMRIKRSRAAQLCQGRIRGKAINGVLFTLRAALYLLNATRRRNVVLLTTAPPFLPILGYLAHVLFGLSYVCILYDLYPDIAIALGVLPKHHWLARFWKALNRQILRKAKGIVVLSPAMKRQVVANCPEIADKISVIHSWADPESIVPIAKEDNWFAHQYNLVNKFTVMYSGNMGRCHDIHTILNAAKYLQDEPIQFVCIGGGAKREELIGEVNRLGLQNFQFLPYQEKHVLPYSLTACDLSLVSVDAGMESLVAPSKLYPALATGRPVAVICPKHSYLRQLIAHAKCGDTFENADSYELAEFIRRLSRDRKLAEHMGQSARQYLQSYFTPEVISRQYFDVLLRAIM; this is encoded by the coding sequence GTGCAATATAGCGAACCGGTTAAGCAATTAGTTCAAAGCCATTATGAAGACTTACAACTTGGAAATTACAAATTTTTTAGAATTGAACCGTTAATTAAGTTGTCGGTCATTACCCAATTTTTTCCCCCTGATTACGCTGCTACTGGACAGTTAATTGATGAACTAGTCAGACATTTAGAGCAACAAGGCGTAGACATTGAGGTATTTACAGGTCAACCAAGCTACGCTTTTCATAATTCTTGTGCTCCAGCCGTTGAACAGTCAAGTGGGATGCGAATTAAGCGCTCGCGCGCTGCTCAACTTTGCCAGGGGCGGATTCGTGGTAAAGCTATCAATGGTGTTCTGTTCACGTTGCGTGCTGCACTCTATCTGTTAAACGCCACACGTCGTCGCAATGTAGTTTTACTGACCACGGCTCCCCCATTTCTGCCAATTTTGGGATATCTGGCTCATGTCTTATTCGGACTCAGTTATGTTTGCATCCTCTATGACCTTTATCCAGATATTGCGATCGCTCTAGGCGTGCTCCCAAAACACCACTGGCTAGCTCGATTTTGGAAGGCTCTTAATAGACAGATTTTGCGAAAAGCCAAGGGTATTGTGGTTCTCAGTCCTGCCATGAAGCGACAGGTAGTGGCGAATTGTCCAGAGATAGCTGATAAGATTTCCGTGATTCACAGTTGGGCAGATCCTGAATCGATTGTGCCAATTGCCAAGGAAGATAACTGGTTTGCCCATCAGTATAATCTCGTAAATAAATTTACAGTTATGTACTCAGGCAACATGGGTCGTTGTCATGATATACACACAATATTGAATGCTGCTAAGTACTTACAAGACGAGCCTATTCAGTTTGTCTGTATAGGCGGCGGAGCTAAGCGTGAAGAGCTTATTGGGGAGGTCAATCGATTAGGGCTTCAAAACTTTCAGTTTCTTCCATATCAAGAAAAACATGTGCTACCTTATTCCTTGACAGCCTGTGATTTATCGCTAGTGAGTGTGGATGCAGGTATGGAAAGTCTAGTTGCTCCTAGCAAACTTTACCCGGCTTTAGCAACTGGACGACCAGTAGCAGTCATTTGTCCAAAGCATTCATACCTGAGACAACTGATTGCACATGCAAAGTGTGGTGACACATTTGAGAATGCAGACAGTTACGAGCTAGCGGAGTTCATTCGTAGGTTGAGTCGCGATCGCAAGTTAGCAGAGCATATGGGTCAATCTGCTCGTCAATATTTGCAGTCTTATTTCACACCTGAGGTTATATCTAGGCAATACTTTGATGTATTGCTGCGGGCTATCATGTAG
- a CDS encoding glycosyltransferase family 2 protein has translation MPLITRTLTLDDLPSPPPDKIGWPWTVQSSQFSEQIPDGFEYPRISIVTPNYNYGHFLEETIRSVLLQGYPNLEYIIIDGGSTDNSVEIIKKYEKWLSFWVSEKDSGQANAINKGIDLATGTWFNWLNSDDILLPTCLKTLVEISQIVKEAQWITGARIDIDKSGKMVDICVPWRTDPTVIGLDMIDFPQDATFVKISFLKQNKIKLSEEFNNVFDTVLHWQLIQLCKPILTSAVFSAMRWHDGQKTLNQTNLSKEYVKGVLPLVNKLPLTNRIVARLLRTRLHSLVKILLSSMVSYGLTPASSEWKAVVFNRHNCTLEQAPARLVML, from the coding sequence ATGCCACTTATCACTAGAACACTCACCTTAGATGATTTACCCTCACCGCCACCTGACAAAATTGGTTGGCCTTGGACAGTGCAAAGTTCGCAATTTTCGGAGCAGATACCTGATGGTTTTGAGTATCCTCGCATTAGTATTGTGACACCGAACTACAACTACGGTCACTTCCTTGAGGAAACCATTCGCTCAGTACTGCTTCAAGGCTATCCAAATTTGGAATATATCATTATTGATGGCGGCTCAACTGATAATTCTGTCGAAATTATCAAAAAGTACGAAAAATGGCTTTCATTTTGGGTCAGTGAAAAGGATAGTGGTCAAGCAAATGCAATTAATAAAGGTATAGATTTAGCTACAGGTACTTGGTTTAATTGGCTAAACAGTGATGACATATTGCTGCCAACTTGTCTAAAAACTCTTGTAGAAATTAGCCAAATTGTCAAGGAAGCACAATGGATAACTGGCGCAAGAATTGATATTGATAAAAGTGGAAAAATGGTGGATATATGTGTTCCTTGGAGGACTGACCCAACGGTTATTGGATTAGATATGATTGACTTTCCTCAGGATGCCACATTTGTTAAAATCTCTTTTTTAAAACAAAACAAAATTAAACTATCAGAAGAGTTTAATAATGTTTTTGATACAGTTTTGCATTGGCAATTAATTCAGTTATGCAAACCTATTTTAACCTCTGCGGTTTTCTCAGCAATGCGTTGGCATGATGGTCAAAAGACTCTTAATCAGACGAACCTTTCAAAAGAATATGTAAAAGGAGTTTTACCACTTGTCAATAAGCTGCCACTGACAAATCGTATTGTAGCTCGATTACTTAGAACCAGGCTCCATTCTCTAGTTAAAATCTTGCTATCTTCGATGGTTTCTTATGGGTTAACGCCAGCTTCATCTGAATGGAAAGCAGTAGTTTTCAACCGTCATAATTGTACTTTAGAACAAGCGCCGGCACGGTTAGTGATGTTATAG
- a CDS encoding glycosyltransferase, translating to MKVIHTLGWYFPEASGGTEVYVNGLVQELNTYKIQSIVAAPSSGHRESFYSHDGVQVYRYPNFPHPTKDQIRGHLPHGGFDYFTQWLANQNADIYHQHSFVTGCSIHHLRQARKLGLATVVTIHVPGSVCLRGTMLLNGQSVCDGRVERVRCGTCWGIARGIPASTAAILSRTPLPLSTIAESSFSGVRLATAVATPALVTLHQNSLLEMAAVADRVIAVCQWLYDALVINGVPESKLVLCRQGVTSTGSRLPLKAQEKAEDCATLRLGFLGRWDRVKGLHILVEAVRNLPQDVSVELIIYALAQGEDGQAYQQEVLAIAAHDPRIHFKPPVGRDAVFSALADVDMLAVPSLWLETGPLVVLEAQAVGTPVLGSNLGGIAELVHHGVNGALVPAGDVSAWSQTIALFATRRDLLAKLRKGIKPVRTMSSVASEMANLYQEILKSR from the coding sequence ATGAAAGTAATTCATACCCTAGGTTGGTATTTTCCCGAAGCTTCTGGCGGAACAGAGGTTTATGTTAACGGGTTAGTTCAAGAACTCAACACTTACAAAATTCAAAGTATAGTAGCTGCACCTTCCAGTGGACACCGTGAAAGCTTCTACAGCCACGATGGTGTCCAAGTCTATCGTTATCCTAACTTTCCTCACCCAACCAAAGATCAGATTCGTGGTCACTTACCTCATGGTGGTTTCGACTATTTTACCCAGTGGTTAGCAAACCAAAATGCTGACATCTACCATCAACACTCCTTTGTAACTGGTTGCAGCATACATCACCTGCGACAGGCGAGGAAATTGGGTCTGGCAACAGTGGTAACTATTCACGTTCCCGGAAGTGTCTGTTTGCGTGGCACAATGCTACTGAATGGGCAAAGCGTCTGTGATGGACGTGTTGAACGGGTACGCTGCGGTACTTGCTGGGGTATTGCACGAGGTATACCAGCAAGCACCGCTGCTATATTGTCTAGAACTCCGCTGCCTTTAAGCACCATTGCTGAGTCATCTTTTTCCGGTGTACGTCTGGCTACGGCAGTAGCCACACCAGCTTTAGTGACCCTACATCAGAATAGTTTGCTGGAGATGGCTGCTGTAGCTGATCGGGTCATTGCTGTCTGTCAGTGGCTGTACGATGCTCTAGTCATTAACGGAGTACCGGAGAGCAAGCTAGTTTTGTGTCGTCAAGGTGTCACCTCGACAGGCTCAAGATTGCCTCTTAAGGCTCAGGAAAAAGCTGAAGATTGTGCTACCCTCCGACTTGGATTCTTAGGACGATGGGATAGAGTCAAAGGGCTGCATATATTGGTAGAAGCAGTCCGTAATTTACCACAAGATGTGTCGGTGGAACTCATCATTTATGCCTTAGCACAGGGAGAAGATGGACAAGCCTATCAACAAGAGGTGCTGGCGATCGCTGCTCATGACCCCCGCATTCACTTTAAGCCACCCGTAGGACGAGATGCCGTTTTCTCTGCACTTGCAGATGTAGATATGCTGGCTGTGCCTTCTCTGTGGTTAGAAACAGGTCCCTTGGTTGTGCTAGAAGCGCAGGCTGTAGGAACCCCTGTTTTGGGTTCTAACTTAGGGGGAATTGCGGAATTAGTCCACCACGGGGTAAATGGGGCTTTAGTGCCTGCTGGGGATGTATCAGCCTGGAGCCAAACAATTGCTCTTTTTGCTACCAGACGCGACTTGTTAGCAAAATTACGCAAAGGGATTAAGCCAGTTCGCACGATGAGTTCAGTGGCGTCAGAAATGGCAAATCTGTACCAAGAAATCTTGAAATCACGGTAG
- a CDS encoding class I SAM-dependent methyltransferase, producing the protein MNYLNLGCGRRFHAAWTNVDFTSTGKDVITHNLTQGIPFPDVSFDVVYLSHLLEHFPKTAAESFLKECWRVLRPEGVLRVAVPDLEQIARTYLLALEQARLGSQEWAANYEWIVLEMYDQTVRNYSGGDMAAYLSKEHIPNKEFVLKRCGTEAKNLIEAGHLQRQNPQPVPEAQPKRLLKQIYRFCRYPVYRRELLLKILLSQEYSALQIGRFRKNGEVHQWMYDCYSLSVLLEKCSFQDIIQRTATESYIQHWVKFNLDTELDGTAYKPDSIYIEAIKPVQSSLISIKN; encoded by the coding sequence ATGAACTATCTTAACCTTGGCTGCGGTCGCCGTTTTCATGCCGCATGGACAAACGTTGATTTCACCTCAACAGGTAAGGATGTGATTACTCACAACCTCACTCAAGGTATTCCCTTTCCCGATGTTTCCTTTGATGTTGTTTACCTTTCCCACTTGCTGGAACATTTTCCTAAAACGGCCGCAGAATCGTTTCTAAAAGAATGCTGGCGTGTCTTACGTCCGGAAGGTGTTTTGCGGGTAGCAGTACCAGATTTAGAGCAAATTGCTCGCACTTATTTACTAGCACTTGAGCAAGCTCGTTTGGGTTCTCAAGAATGGGCTGCAAACTACGAATGGATTGTGTTGGAAATGTACGACCAAACGGTGAGAAACTACTCTGGAGGAGATATGGCAGCATATCTCTCCAAAGAACATATCCCTAATAAGGAATTTGTTCTTAAACGTTGTGGTACTGAGGCTAAAAATTTGATAGAGGCAGGACATCTACAGCGACAAAATCCTCAACCTGTACCAGAAGCTCAACCCAAGCGCCTGTTAAAGCAAATTTATCGCTTTTGCCGCTATCCAGTTTATCGCCGAGAGTTACTGCTTAAGATTTTACTAAGTCAAGAATATAGTGCCTTACAGATTGGACGCTTTCGTAAAAATGGCGAAGTTCATCAATGGATGTATGACTGCTATTCTCTTTCTGTTCTTTTAGAGAAATGCAGCTTTCAAGACATCATTCAACGAACTGCAACTGAAAGTTATATACAACATTGGGTCAAGTTTAATTTGGACACGGAACTGGATGGCACAGCCTACAAACCTGACTCCATTTATATAGAAGCTATTAAGCCAGTACAATCAAGCCTTATTAGCATAAAAAATTAA
- a CDS encoding glycosyltransferase family 2 protein — protein sequence MTGSVNYPLISVVIPSFNQGQYIEETLLSVIGQQYPNLEILVIDGGSTDNTVEILEKYSSQISYWHSKKDKGQADAINQGINLSSGDIVCWLNSDDMYLPGTLLDIGKRFLGRTDKSHLIYGSAVTINQSKEKLFSDAQTAAPFEEFKLTYADFIVQPSAFWTRKLWQYTGELDIKYNYVLDWEWFIRASKIAEFEYIHKFYSIYRYHPLHKTSNGGLKRREEILDVVSRYSSKYWERLYQEIHISYNIIKKKYDFLNTLKIPKKSFILSFLLPRIMSSVKSQQDFYTVLCMYGL from the coding sequence ATGACAGGCTCTGTTAATTATCCCTTAATATCAGTAGTAATTCCTTCATTTAATCAAGGTCAGTATATAGAAGAAACGCTCCTTTCTGTCATTGGACAGCAATATCCTAACTTAGAGATATTGGTAATTGACGGTGGCAGCACAGATAATACCGTTGAAATTTTAGAGAAGTATTCAAGTCAAATTTCATACTGGCACTCTAAGAAAGATAAGGGACAAGCTGATGCTATCAATCAGGGAATAAATTTAAGTTCTGGTGATATAGTATGTTGGTTAAATTCTGATGATATGTATTTGCCTGGAACATTATTAGATATTGGCAAAAGGTTTCTTGGACGTACTGATAAAAGTCATCTCATTTATGGATCTGCGGTTACTATTAACCAAAGTAAGGAAAAATTGTTTAGTGACGCTCAGACTGCTGCTCCTTTTGAAGAATTTAAATTGACATATGCTGATTTTATTGTTCAGCCAAGTGCATTTTGGACTCGAAAGCTATGGCAGTATACTGGAGAGCTAGATATTAAGTATAACTATGTTCTTGATTGGGAGTGGTTTATTAGAGCATCAAAAATTGCAGAGTTTGAATACATTCACAAATTTTACTCTATATATAGATATCATCCTCTTCATAAAACAAGTAATGGTGGTCTAAAAAGACGAGAAGAGATTCTAGATGTAGTAAGTAGATATTCCTCAAAATACTGGGAAAGATTATATCAAGAAATTCATATTTCTTACAACATAATCAAGAAAAAATATGATTTTTTGAATACATTAAAAATTCCTAAAAAAAGTTTTATTTTATCATTTTTGTTACCAAGAATTATGTCTTCAGTTAAATCTCAGCAAGATTTTTATACAGTTTTATGTATGTATGGACTCTGA
- a CDS encoding ABC transporter ATP-binding protein, producing MSDTVIRVENLGKKYIIGHQQQESYTALRDVIANRAKSLLTSLNPLTQNLKKESSNSREEFWALKDVSFEIKQGDRVGIIGRNGAGKSTLLKILSRITEPTTGSIRIKGRVASLLEVGTGFHPELTGRENIYLNGAILGMSKAEIKRKFDEIVAFAEVEKFLDTPVKRYSSGMYVRLAFAVAAHLEPEILIVDEVLAVGDAQFQKKCLGKMEEVGKEGRTVLFVSHNMGTITQLCTKAIYLRRGQVFDIGSVNSIVSKYLISDIHQNSIVQLIQYEQKVCKPIFFRDIALVNHENEISSEIDIRYPFFLNFSYEVTKALKNVELSVRIETDDGRAVFTTHQSDYNPESLSRHVGIYNVSVKFPAMFLMPGSYLVTIGAHEPMIQFYDFHEHILVFNINETGTKLAKYQTYHNIGLVIVELPWLEK from the coding sequence ATGTCTGATACTGTCATCCGAGTTGAAAATTTAGGCAAAAAATACATTATTGGTCATCAGCAGCAAGAGAGTTACACCGCACTGCGGGATGTAATTGCTAATCGTGCAAAATCTCTACTGACATCACTCAATCCTCTGACTCAGAACTTAAAAAAAGAATCTAGTAACTCTCGTGAAGAGTTTTGGGCACTGAAGGATGTATCGTTTGAGATTAAGCAGGGTGACAGAGTAGGCATTATTGGTCGTAACGGTGCAGGTAAATCTACACTCCTGAAGATTCTCAGTCGGATTACAGAACCCACCACAGGCTCAATTCGGATTAAAGGAAGAGTTGCTAGTTTGTTGGAAGTTGGAACAGGGTTTCATCCAGAGTTAACAGGTAGAGAGAATATCTATCTCAACGGTGCCATTCTGGGAATGAGCAAGGCGGAGATTAAAAGGAAGTTTGATGAAATTGTCGCCTTTGCTGAAGTTGAGAAATTTTTAGATACGCCAGTGAAGCGATATTCATCGGGGATGTATGTGCGGCTGGCGTTTGCGGTGGCGGCGCATTTGGAGCCGGAGATTTTGATTGTAGATGAAGTGTTGGCTGTGGGGGATGCTCAGTTTCAGAAGAAGTGTTTGGGGAAGATGGAGGAGGTAGGAAAAGAGGGGCGAACAGTTTTGTTTGTTAGTCATAATATGGGGACGATAACGCAACTATGTACTAAAGCAATTTATCTAAGACGCGGTCAAGTTTTTGATATTGGCAGTGTTAATTCTATCGTATCAAAATATTTAATATCAGATATTCATCAAAATTCTATTGTTCAGCTTATTCAATATGAACAAAAGGTATGCAAGCCTATTTTCTTTAGAGACATCGCTCTTGTTAATCATGAAAATGAAATTTCGTCAGAAATAGATATTCGTTATCCATTCTTTCTAAACTTTAGCTACGAAGTTACAAAAGCTTTAAAGAATGTAGAATTGTCAGTCCGTATTGAAACTGATGATGGTAGAGCCGTATTTACTACACACCAATCTGATTATAATCCAGAGAGCCTTAGTCGTCATGTTGGAATATACAACGTTTCTGTCAAATTTCCGGCTATGTTTTTGATGCCAGGCTCTTACTTGGTCACAATTGGAGCACATGAGCCAATGATACAATTTTATGATTTTCATGAACATATACTTGTATTTAATATAAATGAAACTGGAACTAAGTTAGCAAAATATCAAACTTATCATAATATTGGATTGGTGATAGTTGAATTACCTTGGTTAGAAAAATAG
- a CDS encoding glycosyltransferase family 2 protein, protein MVLISVVIPCYNAERFLGETVESVLRQTLANYEIILVDDGSTDGTAEVIKSFGARITVEFGPNRGASVARNRGTELAQGKFIQYLDADDLLRSDALERRVHALETNNADVAYSDWQRLEENEKGEFLPGAVIARKIEDVHPDPQIALFTDFWSPPAALLYRRQIVNAIGSWNESLSIIQDARFFLDAALMGANFVYVPEVGADYRVHKSNSLSKRNPRRFVEDVYRNACQVEAFWKANGGLTKNRCHALAKVYSYTARSLFMGEQDLFTENLHRLYQVEPGFRPSWSKIAGVASTLLGNQGAAILLKLLGRPPVYL, encoded by the coding sequence ATGGTTCTTATTTCTGTTGTCATTCCTTGCTATAATGCCGAGCGGTTTCTTGGTGAAACTGTTGAGAGTGTCCTACGACAGACTCTAGCAAACTACGAAATTATTTTGGTTGATGATGGTTCAACGGATGGCACAGCAGAGGTAATCAAGTCGTTTGGAGCAAGGATCACAGTTGAGTTCGGTCCAAATCGAGGAGCCAGCGTTGCTCGTAACCGGGGAACAGAATTAGCTCAGGGTAAGTTTATTCAGTATCTTGATGCCGATGATTTGTTACGTTCGGATGCCTTAGAACGCAGAGTGCATGCTTTGGAAACCAACAATGCTGATGTGGCTTACTCAGATTGGCAACGGCTGGAGGAAAATGAAAAGGGCGAATTTCTACCAGGTGCTGTTATCGCCAGGAAAATTGAAGACGTGCATCCTGACCCCCAAATTGCTCTGTTTACTGACTTTTGGTCACCACCAGCAGCTCTTCTCTACCGTCGCCAGATTGTAAACGCTATTGGGAGTTGGAATGAATCATTGTCTATTATTCAAGACGCTCGTTTTTTCTTAGATGCAGCCTTAATGGGTGCTAATTTTGTTTATGTGCCGGAAGTAGGAGCTGATTATCGAGTTCACAAATCTAATAGTTTGTCTAAACGCAATCCTCGGAGATTTGTCGAAGATGTGTATCGCAATGCTTGTCAGGTAGAAGCATTCTGGAAAGCGAATGGTGGATTGACAAAAAATCGTTGCCATGCATTGGCAAAAGTTTACAGCTATACAGCTCGTTCCCTATTTATGGGTGAGCAGGATTTGTTCACAGAGAATCTACATCGCCTTTATCAGGTAGAGCCTGGATTTCGCCCCAGTTGGTCAAAAATAGCAGGGGTTGCATCAACTCTATTGGGGAATCAAGGGGCTGCAATACTGCTGAAGTTACTTGGCAGACCACCAGTTTATCTATAA
- a CDS encoding glycosyltransferase family 4 protein has product MESVSVLHINTWGGIGGAFIASDRLHTALLNSGIDSTLAYGKVFKNSDSEIKELNHYIAIKKDNKIEGILTKLLKKVGLNDIGYISSFELINHEYFKRATALNFHNIHSDYFSYLALSILTANKPAVFTLHDMWSFTGHCAYSYDCERWKTGCGKCPYPDSQPSICIDNTHLEWKLKNWVYNRSNLTIVTPSSWLAEQAKQSMLNRFPIHHIPYGIDTEAYQPLDPEECRSLLGIPTGKKVLMFGAQSLTDSRKGGDLLLKALQTFPPSLTNETVLLTLGDGGEAISQTVGMATVNLGYVSNDRLKSIAYSAADLFIFPTRADNLPLVLQESMACGTPMVSFKVGGVPDLVRPGITGYLATPEDADDFCNGIVELLEDENLRDRMSQNCRAIALTEYPLELQAQRYIELYHQVLNRQVSDECKAFT; this is encoded by the coding sequence ATGGAATCAGTTAGTGTCCTCCATATTAATACATGGGGTGGAATTGGTGGAGCATTTATTGCTTCAGATCGCCTTCACACGGCTTTGTTAAACTCTGGTATTGACTCCACTTTAGCTTATGGTAAAGTTTTCAAAAATAGTGACTCTGAGATTAAGGAGTTAAATCACTATATCGCAATTAAGAAAGATAATAAAATCGAAGGTATCTTAACAAAGCTTTTAAAAAAAGTAGGATTAAATGATATTGGTTATATTTCTTCATTTGAGTTAATAAACCATGAGTATTTTAAGCGGGCAACTGCGCTGAATTTCCATAATATTCATAGTGACTACTTTTCATATCTTGCCCTGTCGATATTGACTGCAAATAAACCTGCTGTTTTTACTCTTCATGATATGTGGAGTTTCACTGGGCATTGTGCTTACAGTTATGATTGCGAGCGATGGAAAACTGGCTGTGGTAAATGTCCTTATCCAGATAGCCAACCAAGTATTTGTATAGATAACACTCACCTAGAGTGGAAGCTCAAAAACTGGGTTTACAATCGCTCGAATCTTACCATTGTAACTCCCAGCAGTTGGCTTGCTGAGCAAGCAAAACAAAGTATGCTCAATCGCTTTCCCATTCATCATATTCCTTATGGCATTGACACGGAAGCATATCAACCCCTTGACCCTGAAGAGTGCCGTTCCTTGCTCGGTATTCCGACAGGGAAAAAAGTTTTGATGTTTGGAGCGCAAAGTCTGACAGATTCCCGCAAGGGAGGCGATTTACTGCTGAAGGCGTTGCAAACTTTCCCTCCATCGCTCACAAATGAAACTGTTCTTTTAACTCTAGGTGATGGTGGTGAGGCAATTTCTCAGACAGTGGGAATGGCTACCGTAAATCTTGGTTACGTCAGCAACGATCGCCTGAAATCTATCGCCTATTCTGCTGCTGACTTGTTTATTTTTCCTACTCGTGCTGACAACCTCCCTTTGGTGCTACAGGAGAGTATGGCTTGTGGGACTCCTATGGTTTCATTCAAAGTTGGTGGTGTCCCCGATTTAGTGCGCCCAGGTATCACTGGCTACTTGGCTACTCCAGAGGATGCTGATGATTTTTGTAACGGAATTGTAGAGTTGTTGGAAGATGAGAATTTGCGCGATCGCATGAGTCAAAATTGTCGGGCGATCGCCCTGACTGAATATCCCTTAGAACTCCAAGCACAGCGATACATCGAATTGTATCATCAGGTGTTGAACAGACAAGTAAGCGACGAGTGCAAAGCGTTTACCTAG